One Glycine max cultivar Williams 82 chromosome 8, Glycine_max_v4.0, whole genome shotgun sequence genomic window, CAGAGCAGATATAATGCACCAATAGGTTATACCTATTCAAGTTCTatgctaaaaaaaaatgcactaattGTCTAATTACAGTGACAAAATACATGTTCGACATCAAACACCTTGAAGCCAAGCagagagaaaagaaatttgtGTAAATAACCAACTGTTAGCAATCACACTCTATCCTTTGATACTCAACCTTTGAAGCTAAACAAAAACTAACTGCAAAAATAACATGTGCAGGATGCATGATGATGATACGAAAGTCAATAGGTAAAATTTACTTTCATAATTCTGAATAATATGCTTGCAGCTGAAATCTTTTATGCTAAACTCATCTTCAAAACCTTGTAACTAACCagtatacaataaatattttaaagtagaAAGTAAAGATAATTTGTGCATACCAATCCATGTAAGTTCCTATAAGGCCTCGTTCGTAGATAATGCCAAGATTGTTGCTTTTTGCATCAAAGGGAACAACATTCATAACCCAAACAGGATATTTCACTATTGCAGCTGCAAATCCACCAAAGCCAGCATTCATATCCATAACATTTCGATATTTGCCAGAAGTGAGGGATTTAAGAAGGACCCCATAATTGGACACTCTCCTTTTCCATGTCTGATTGTCTTCAATATATGTTTTGAGAAGGAAGCCATCATCATTTTCATTTCTGACCCTTGGTGGAacagtttccaacctctcaggCCATTTCTCAAGAACACCACCGGATACTTCATGTACATCTTTCACGTCTGGAAGAGGAAAAATGCATGCAGTCATTTTGGTATACCTGTTGAATAGTCATGCCTATGAAGTATGAGTATAATACATGGGAAAATGATCTAAATATAAACATACTATGCGTAAAAGTGGAACAGAAACCTTAGCATACATATTTCCATCTTCTAGTGTCCTCTCAACAATGGtaagacaacaaaaaaaatttgatccCACAGGTATGGTCGGCTACAAGGATCACACAATGTAATTCGGCTCACTTAAAGACtaaaatcatcataaatattattCCCCATGAGATCCTTCTTAATAACTATCTCCGATATTGTTCTAAGTCTTTCTATTGGACTAAAAACCATTCAATCTACTTTTCTCACTTGTGCATCCTCTCAACAATGGTAAGTTGAAATAAAGAAACTTACCAACCAGCATCAGGGTCAGACTCAGATGAGTTGCAGAACTTGGGGGATCTCCTAGTCTTCAACTTTTGCATGCAGCTGATATGATCTCTGTGTTTTTGCCAGACAGCAATCTGGTCTCTCTCAGCAACTTTTTCCCAGCACAGTCGCATTGCAAGGTCTTCTAAAATGTTTTGCTCCTTTTTTAACACCTTAGGCTCTGTTTCCCACGCTTTGTAGTTTACCCTCCAATTTATGGGTGGCCCAGACAGTACCCAAAATCCTCCAGGACGCAAAATCCGGTCAATCTCTCTTAGGTATAGCCCATCtttaacaaattaaacaaatattagaGATTAGCATCATAATTAAGTTCAAACCAAGTTCTCTACAATGAATTAGCTGGATAAATTTAAGTGTTAGCTTATTATATTGAAACATTTGATCGTGACATTAAATGAAGTTGTTCCACAGATTCCAcagatatataatataaacgGCATGTGGGTTCTCTGCTACAATGTTAGATTCCGTGTCAAAACCAATTAACACTAAATAAAAATGCCCATTAGATATATAAAGCATCCCAATAACTGACGCAGGGGACCTAGAACTTTCCAACACTCAGAATGGAAgtaggaaattaaaaaaatatattttttctaatgcATACATTTAATGTTTAAGTGAAAAGATTAAAGTAATACCATAATCAGTCCATGGGACAAGGCATCTAGAGCAATGGACCATATCAAATGATCTTGAAGGGAATGTTAGCCTGTGAATGCTTAGTACACCAAGCAATGCTGGGAGTCCCCTTTCTAGGGCAAACTGTACTTGAGATTGATGTTCATCACTTGGTGCAAGTGACATTGTCAAGATATCATAGTCCATCAGAGAAGCTCCAAAGCTTGCAACCTACGATTATGCACATTCAGAACACAAATTCATTACATGaagttataataaataaaccCAAAAAGAAGAACAAAGTTTCATTATCCAACATTGAGCAGAGACGAAAAATATCAAAGCAGTTAACTAAGGTTCGTAACTAATGGGTCATGATTAGTAGAACTAAACAGATGCCATATGAAAAAGAACTAATCAACAACATGAAAGTACAATTAAATCGTACTTTCCCAGTGGCATTAGATTCAGCAGAAGGGGAACTACACTAACAATACATgctaattaaactttaaaaagaaAGCAGGCTAAGGAGACTTcctattagttatttttatataaaaaaaagtctttgaTTATACATAAGCTCTCATTTGATTGAAAAGCCTCTCTGTTTTTGTTGCTCAAGAAACTCCTCTTGTAGTAACATGTAAAAGTACAAGCTAAAAAAAGGCGAATGAAATGATAACAGGGCAAACAATTAAGAGaggacaaaagaaaataaagaaagagaatACAAGGAAGGAAAAAGCATAATAAGATATAGAAGCTGACTCACCCCACAACCAACATCAAGCACTGTTCTGACATCCCCAGATTCTAAAGGCACGGGAAGAAGACGTTTTAGAGCATTAACATAAGCATCGACTCCTTCGGGAAACGAAGTGCCACCTCCAGGGAACACAAAACGGTTACCTTCCAACCTAACCCAATTCTGTGACTTCTTATACTCCACAAGCTTGGGAAAAGGCACGTTACTGAACCATGCAGTGTCCTTACTCTTAGGCCAAGGAAACGGGGTTTGGTACCCTGTTGGGGTTGGAATGAGGCACCTCAACCTTTGATTGCTTTGAGGGCAATGACGCTCTTTGCGGAACATTTTAGCTTTGGGGAAGCGTCTCTGCCTCATGGGGTCTTGGCATGGACAGTGGTTGGTGTAGTTATCTGGGCAGAACTCAAAGTCAAAGTGGAGTTGTTGGGGTTGCAAGTTTTCATGGATACTAGGTGAAGAGGGAGCAATGAGAATGTACAAGAGAGAGGTCAAGAGAAGAAGGGCGGAGAAGATTTTGAGACAAGCAGGGGTGTTCTTCATCTCTCTCACTCCGAGGTTGTTGTTGACTTTGTGAACTGAAGTTGCAACGTATATGAATGATATAGTATTTGTGGTCACGGATATATACcagaagaggaagagaaaacaaaaattaatgaggAAGGAATTATTGGTTGGATTGTTCTGCTGTGGTCCTTTGTTGGATCGATGCATGTGAATTATATGGCAAATGCCACATTACATCTGCTGTGGTCCTTTGTTGGATCAATTGCTAACCTTGCTATCATATCTCACAAATTTAGGGGGGTTTCATAAACTTATTTTTAGGTTATTAATTAGTTGAATGAGTTTCTGCCAAAGATACAGAAAACCAGTGAGAGAGAAACAAAGTTTCTGCtacaaaaattcttaaatttaggAGACTACATATAAATTCTCTTAATTCTATGCTAATGTCATGCCAACTAACTAATGCCTGGATCAGATATGTAAAACCTTCTTAATTGTTAATTGAATGACTCACAAATTACACATGTAACtattctaagaaaacaatgcaTGTTCTTAAATCATAAATGTAAGTATCTCCAGCATACATgagtttataattatatttgagatattgaaaatatataaaatttaaaaatatttaaggaaaattgatatgtcaataataaaaaaaataacaaataaaaatatttaaacttaaaaaaagagTATATGTGAAATAAGAAAGTTAGtgatgattatataaaaaaattaaaatttatatattcaacaaaataaattttatactgTAAAAGTTAATCAAATTAGTATACACGACAATTCTtcattgataatgtaaaaactcTTTATAGTGtcaatgtatattttatttttttcaatattaaaagaatatgaatttattttgaaaaattaagaatgatTTTAGTCactgtttaaaaataataataatgataataatatgaTCATTCTTTATATTCCACCATTATCTAATAAGTCAGAGCAAATAAGATAGATGGAACTTTATATTTAATctatctttttataaatttaattcaattttattaaaaattaaaacttcaatgcatatttatatattgttatgtGATAGTAGAGTTTGATTATCACAAGAAGCAAAGGGTATAATTGGGCAGACAAATGGAATGCAAAATTCCAATGAGCTTGCACCCGTTCAAGATTCTGAAGCATGCACAACAGCATATGTAATGTGACATTTGCcaacaattttaaaaagaatttattgaataaaaaaatcatttactatttttaaaaatttaaagatgtcgatatattattctttaagtattttaaaaatactattagaataattcattataatactttaataaattattgaaaaaaatataaacaaatatttccttttgattataaaaaataacattttaagaaACATGTAACTCTGAGTGTAATtgatatgaaaatatatatgaaataagtaaaatttgaacTTGTAAGTAACCCACAGTTACTAGATGAAATAAGTAACgttttaagagaaataaaacaagaaaaaatatataaaaaaaacgttAATTTTGAATGGAAATAACACGGTTAGTTGATTATTGTTCTGGACTGGATTTTAGTTTTGGGCCCATTGACCTTGGGCCGTCTATCTTGGCCCCTCCAAGGTATGTTGGCGTCGAGTTGCTAACTTGCGCTTGGCGCAGATAcgtaaaagacaaaaaatgtcctcaattttatcaaaatttaatttttatttaggaTATTTATatcatcatatatttttttcttttcttttctaaaaaaaaaaattaaaatatcagattttctacttttattttcttcttactttttaaacaaaaaaaaaacaataagtaTAATTAGACGAGCGAGTATATTAGTGTTTTTCCTTGATTCAGTAACTGGTTtgactttgaaaatatttaaatttagattGAGATCTGGCATTGGGGAATGAGTCTGCTCCAACAGAGATTCACAGTCCACAGAAGTTGCTCTCTTGTAATTTGTatgttcaaagaaaaaaaaaaaaattacaccttACTTAATTAGATTACTTTTTGATACTATACTAATGAGTGCGCATTtggtaataaaattaattttaatgcgTGTTTGGATTGTTGTTTGGCAAATCCAACCCCCCTTTCATAAaacataatcatttttatttttgcggTGAAATTATATGATACTTGATGCTATcagatttgaaatgacaatacaaacattttaaatcaataaatatgtCCTAGATGTATATttagattaat contains:
- the LOC100802132 gene encoding probable methyltransferase PMT19, yielding MHRSNKGPQQNNPTNNSFLINFCFLFLFWYISVTTNTISFIYVATSVHKVNNNLGVREMKNTPACLKIFSALLLLTSLLYILIAPSSPSIHENLQPQQLHFDFEFCPDNYTNHCPCQDPMRQRRFPKAKMFRKERHCPQSNQRLRCLIPTPTGYQTPFPWPKSKDTAWFSNVPFPKLVEYKKSQNWVRLEGNRFVFPGGGTSFPEGVDAYVNALKRLLPVPLESGDVRTVLDVGCGVASFGASLMDYDILTMSLAPSDEHQSQVQFALERGLPALLGVLSIHRLTFPSRSFDMVHCSRCLVPWTDYDGLYLREIDRILRPGGFWVLSGPPINWRVNYKAWETEPKVLKKEQNILEDLAMRLCWEKVAERDQIAVWQKHRDHISCMQKLKTRRSPKFCNSSESDPDAGWYTKMTACIFPLPDVKDVHEVSGGVLEKWPERLETVPPRVRNENDDGFLLKTYIEDNQTWKRRVSNYGVLLKSLTSGKYRNVMDMNAGFGGFAAAIVKYPVWVMNVVPFDAKSNNLGIIYERGLIGTYMDWCEPFSTYPRTYDLIHASGVFSMYMDKCDITDILLEMHRILRPKGAVIVRDHGNVILKVKEISDRIRWKGIVVAGEQDGAFHPEMIMVINNDD